The Paenibacillus tianjinensis genome has a window encoding:
- a CDS encoding AAA family ATPase has protein sequence MKKKCFVLMGYSGSGKTEIAKALEKYSYNILQSYTTRQPRYEGEYGHMFCTVDEYEQFERNGEVAAYSLIEGNHYFSTKEQIYNTPNLIYVCDPDGIKDLKEKITDIEFITIYIKVDKKTRMRRMHERGDSVDKILSRVTTDGIKFAKKRFDYQVINYEFDKAVKIIKNIIETENEQPLN, from the coding sequence ATGAAAAAAAAGTGCTTTGTACTCATGGGTTACAGCGGTTCAGGCAAAACAGAAATTGCTAAAGCATTAGAAAAGTATAGTTACAATATCCTTCAGTCATATACTACGCGCCAGCCGCGCTACGAGGGCGAATATGGGCATATGTTCTGCACAGTAGATGAATATGAGCAGTTCGAGAGAAACGGCGAAGTAGCTGCTTACAGCTTGATTGAGGGCAATCATTATTTTAGCACGAAGGAACAGATTTATAATACGCCGAACCTTATTTATGTTTGTGACCCTGATGGAATTAAGGATTTGAAAGAGAAAATCACAGATATTGAATTCATCACAATCTACATCAAAGTAGACAAAAAGACTCGCATGAGACGTATGCATGAACGCGGCGATAGTGTTGACAAGATTCTTAGTCGAGTAACAACTGATGGAATCAAATTTGCCAAGAAACGCTTTGACTACCAAGTCATCAATTATGAATTCGATAAAGCAGTAAAGATCATCAAGAATATTATCGAAACGGAGAACGAACAACCATTAAATTAA
- a CDS encoding 3D domain-containing protein encodes MMLQEAILSLYLFSHPVLTFEPIQNVNLIEEMKKTNDTYKIAEAVRNDERQEAKYHIMQVASTNKKEEVKAIESKKEESEWLKFEISAYTNGKESTNKVKGDKDYGRTASGRMTKEGRTVSADVSLFPFGTVLYIDGVGERVVEDTGSAIIGYKLDLFIEDLKEARQFGRKYDVKVKVIKMGEKKK; translated from the coding sequence ATGATGCTACAGGAAGCTATCCTATCTTTGTATTTGTTTTCACATCCGGTTTTAACATTTGAGCCGATTCAGAATGTGAACCTAATCGAAGAAATGAAAAAGACGAATGATACATATAAAATTGCCGAAGCAGTTAGGAATGACGAGAGACAGGAAGCAAAATATCATATTATGCAAGTTGCATCAACTAATAAAAAAGAAGAAGTGAAGGCAATAGAAAGTAAAAAAGAAGAATCTGAATGGTTAAAATTTGAAATTTCTGCATATACAAACGGAAAAGAGTCCACGAACAAAGTAAAGGGCGATAAAGACTATGGTCGTACAGCATCGGGGCGAATGACAAAGGAAGGTCGTACTGTATCTGCCGATGTTAGCTTGTTCCCTTTCGGCACAGTACTTTACATAGATGGAGTTGGGGAGCGCGTCGTGGAAGATACAGGAAGTGCAATAATTGGTTACAAATTAGATTTGTTCATTGAAGATTTAAAAGAAGCAAGACAGTTTGGAAGAAAATACGATGTTAAAGTCAAGGTTATCAAGATGGGAGAGAAGAAGAAATGA